The Coffea arabica cultivar ET-39 chromosome 3c, Coffea Arabica ET-39 HiFi, whole genome shotgun sequence genome contains a region encoding:
- the LOC140037738 gene encoding trans-resveratrol di-O-methyltransferase-like: protein MDLARNIGDHTDELFQAQAHIWNHIFNFINSMSLKCAIQLDIPDVIHKHGQPMTLDQLIDALPIKNEKTPFVYRLMQILIHSGFFIEAKIPGNENDNQKGYLLTSASELLLKSNPFSVTPFLLAMLDPALTDPWHHLSQWFQNSDESPFYTCHGRSLYDFASHESQLNQFFNEAMASDARMVSSVVTKDCKHVFEGLNSLVDIGGGTGTFAKAIADAFPRLKCTVLDLPHVVDGLESSKNLAYVGGNMFEAIPPADAVLMKWILIDWNDDECVQILKKCKEAIPSKEKGGKVIIVDTFCKSQQKGDDDHEAIETQLFYDMGAMVLVKGRQRNEKDWAKLFSEAGFCDYKITAVLGLRSIIEVYY from the exons atggaTTTGGCTAGAAATATTGGTGATCATACTGATGAGCTTTTTCAAGCACAAGCTCACATATGGAACCATATATTCAACTTCATAAATTCTATGTCCCTCAAATGTGCAATTCAATTAGACATTCCAGATGTTATTCACAAGCATGGCCAGCCGATGACCCTCGATCAATTGATCGATGCTCTTCCCATCAAGAATGAAAAAACCCCATTCGTTTATCGTCTCATGCAGATTTTGATCCACTCAGGCTTCTTCATTGAAGCAAAGATTCCTGGAAATGAGAATGATAATCAAAAGGGTTATCTGCTCACTTCTGCTTCTGAACTTCTTTTAAAGAGCAACCCTTTTAGCGTGACGCCATTTTTACTGGCCATGCTCGATCCCGCCTTGACTGATCCATGGCACCATCTCAGCCAGTGGTTTCAGAACAGCGATGAAAGCCCCTTTTATACTTGCCATGGGAGGTCACTTTATGATTTTGCGAGCCATGAGTCTCAGCTTAATCAATTCTTTAACGAAGCAATGGCTAGTGATGCCCGGATGGTTAGTAGCGTGGTGACCAAAGATTGTAAGCACGTTTTTGAGGGTTTGAATTCATTGGTAGATATTGGAGGTGGAACTGGAACCTTTGCTAAGGCAATTGCTGATGCTTTCCCTCGCCTGAAATGCACTGTGCTTGATCTTCCTCATGTTGTTGATGGCTTGGAGAGTAGTAAGAACTTGGCCTATGTTGGAGGTAACATGTTTGAAGCCATTCCTCCTGCAGATGCTGTTTTAATGAAG TGGATATTGATTGATTGGAACGATGATGAGTGTGTACAAATACTAAAAAAATGTAAAGAAGCAATTCCTAGCAAGGAAAAAGGAGGCAAAGTGATTATTGTTGACACGTTCTGCAAAAGCCAGCAGAAAGGGGATGATGATCATGAGGCGATTGAGACCCAACTGTTCTATGATATGGGGGCGATGGTTCTAGTCAAAGGAAGGCAAAGAAATGAGAAAGATTGGGCGAAACTTTTCTCTGAGGCAGGCTTCTGTGACTATAAGATAACTGCAGTATTGGGATTGAGATCTATCATTGAggtttattattaa
- the LOC113735946 gene encoding uncharacterized protein gives MDRNAVRRKKYAEMPPLKKAELLRSRRQARASKKAGKAPAPRVRRVPLGYVETGVSFPNAHHMPCRSEDPTAAHSQPLGNTHVVFPADDDFAIREGLDFMSCQSPGSFTGHPIPSFGPQLSDDPGREKHKHVFSLPPENEQPVNLSHPEVMLGLFPLNSSLKNSEQSIPKENAPASHSFPAGIPDSPLEQPCEGTVLPYDIRCVCKPPANFPAHTEEVSRCEPTSGHLKKKTRKVAPSSDPSIVRSRYKKRTAPASVNNPSSAKKQARAHSTMSRLANIPNASLVLPRVPDCQHCGAKRFHLEPPSFCCSGGEISIVAPPMPYDLKRLFIGNDEESAHFRTIVRTYNNNLGFTSFAAKYDSELTKNTKGVYTFRVQGQVYHFLDGLVHLGDRPSGIQLYFFDTAEELTKRLGNSDKLRESTLRLLMRVLSDNPYARFFKGLRDVPHLDNLNIILNCYPSLDQRVYNLPSASQVAAIWTESEDQSSDRRAHIQVYSRSAGSHRIQHYYGCYDPLQYPLLFPRGECGWHHGIKRLCKRKRGGDACENDINIDPTSVNSSSELIDLEQRAADQGKTEESTVSAREYYCYRFQIRDDDESMLLHTLRLLQQFSVDAYVKIETCRLDFHRHRQNNIRSEILQGVLDSVSVGHTAASKVGRKVILPASFIGGPRDMRRRYLDAMALVQKYGKPDIFLTMTCNPAWKEIQENLKYHEKPQDRPDLLARVFRAKFEMLKAEILNKQIFGEVSACVYVIEFQKRGFPHAHLLLILKPGHKLLNPESYDKVVCAELPDKDRYPHLYSLVVKHMIHGPCGAMDTSCPCMRDGTCKNRYPKSFCSQTTHGEDTYPCYRRRDDGKRVKVRRFTLDNRWVVPYNPYLLALFDCHINVEICSTLKLVKYLYKYVFKGHDQVSFKIISCASADAIDEIKDFQKGRWVSPPEAFWRIYEFKLSEMTPAVYTLQIHLPDQQFISFDKNSDLLQLLSKIDFSKTMLTQFFRMNKTNPRAQNLKCLYRNFPEHFVWSGKYKEWTERKRRKVIGRMVTVSPKEGERYYLRLLLTHIAGPTSFEDLLTVNAQKLGSFREAALALGLLQSDAYIEETLQEAMAFQMPSSLRLLFATLLVYCSPTNPKSLWEKFEHDLSADYHHQQPLHGFSSAEIRQKVLQAINSSLEQMGKNITDFHFVSDDFTCNYTERLTKEIESEKSLAVTPEDLLLPQMLNPEQKHAYDLILAACFSLEGQAFFVDGPGGTGKTFLYRSLLATLRSQNHIAIAVATSGIAASILPGGRTAHSRFKIPLDFQKGKSCQLSKQSSAAKLISESKLILWDEASMAKRDTIEAFDELLKDLMDSDLPFGGKVIVFGGDFRQTLPVIEQATKQVLVQSTFPMSPLWPKLHKIRLVQNMRAMFDPEFSRFLLRVGEGREPIDDEGEITLSSDIVIPYYDKEKSLDRLLESVFPDLNTYSQDPYNLINRCILAPKNSSVDELNEIMIRRFPGSLHTYISSDKTVDQRHQDDYEDFLNSQNPKGLPPHKLLLKENCPLMLLRNLNPAEGLCNGTRLICRELGQHTISAEIVFGHHRGKRVFVPRIPLQTPDNDKNGIPFIRTQFPVRLCFALTINKSQGQTLDYVGIYLREPVFSHGQLYVALSRAKTAAKVKVLLVPGTFDDTKVDCKTRNVVFDEIFRLAQA, from the exons ATGGATAGGAATGCTGTGCGCCGCAAAAAATATGCAGAAATGCCGCCTCTGAAGAAAGCAGAGCTTCTGCGCTCTCGAAGGCAGGCTCGGGCCTCCAAGAAAGCTGGAAAAGCTCCAGCTCCTCGTGTTCGCAGGGTCCCATTAGGATATGTTGAAACTGGTGTGTCATTCCCAAATGCTCATCATATGCCATGTCGTAGTGAGGATCCTACGGCTGCTCATTCTCAGCCGTTGGGGAATACACATGTTGTGTTTCCAGCTGATGATGACTTTGCGATTAGAGAGGGATTAGATTTCATGTCGTGTCAGTCCCCTGGTTCATTTACTGGTCATCCTATCCCCTCCTTTGGACCACAACTCAGTGATGACCCAGGTAGAGAGAAACATAAGCACGTATTCTCCCTTCCGCCTGAAAATGAACAACCTGTTAACCTTTCACATCCTGAAGTTATGCTAGGCTTATTTCCTTTGAATTCATCTCTTAAGAACTCTGAACAGTCGATTCCAAAAGAAAATGCTCCTGCGAGTCATTCTTTCCCTGCTGGAATCCCAGATTCTCCTTTAGAACAACCTTGCGAAGGTACTGTCTTGCCTTACGATATACGCTGTGTTTGCAAACCTCCTG CCAACTTTCCTGCTCACACAGAGGAGGTGTCCAGGTGTGAGCCAACATCTGGTCACTTGAAGAAAAAAACCAGAAAAGTAGCTCCTTCTTCTGATCCATCTATTGTTCGCTCCCGTTACAAAAAACGCACCGCCCCTGCATCTGTAAACAACCCCAGCTCAG CGAAAAAACAAGCTCGTGCACATTCAACCATGTCTCGTCTTGCCAATATTCCCAATGCATCTCTGGTTCTGCCTCGTGTTCCTGATTGTCAGCATTGTGGAGCGAAAAGGTTCCATTTGGAACCTCCTTCCTTTTGCTGCTCAGGAGGAGAGATCTCTATCGTTGCTCCTCCAATGCCTTACGATTTGAAACGCTTATTCATTGGCAACGATGAAGAGAGTGCTCACTTTAGAACCATTGTTCGCACTTATAACAACAACCTTGGCTTCACATCTTTTGCTGCAAAGTATGACTCTGAATTAACAAAAAACACAAAAGGTGTCTATACCTTCCGTGTTCAAGGTCAGGTTTACCACTTTCTTGATGGTCTCGTTCACTTAGGTGATCGACCATCTGGAATCCAATTATATTTTTTTGACACTGCTGAGGAATTAACAAAGAGGCTTGGTAACTCAGATAAACTACGCGAAAGCACTTTAAGACTGCTTATGCGCGTACTTTCTGACAATCCTTATGCTCGGTTCTTTAAAGGCCTTAGGGATGTTCCACACCTTGACAACCTGAACATTATCCTTAATTGTTATCCTTCACTTGACCAGCGAGTATATAACCTTCCCTCAGCCTCGCAAGTAGCAGCTATATGGACTGAAAGTGAAGATCAGTCGTCCGATAGGCGCGCTCATATTCAGGTTTATTCTCGCTCGGCTGGTAGCCATAGGATTCAACATTACTATGGCTGTTACGACCCTTTACAGTACCCTCTCCTTTTCCCTCGTGGTGAGTGTGGCTGGCACCATGGGATTAAAAGGCTTTGCAAGAGGAAAAGAGGAGGGGACGCTTGTGAGAATGATATTAACATTGATCCAACTTCAGTTAACTCCTCATCGGAGTTAATCGATTTAGAACAAAGAG CTGCTGACCaaggaaaaacagaggaaagtACTGTATCTGCTAGGGAGTACTACTGTTATAGGTTCCAAATAAGGGACGATGATGAGTCAATGCTGTTACACACTCTTAGGCTGCTACAGCAGTTTTCAGTTGATGCTTATGTCAAGATTGAAACATGTAGGCTTGACTTTCATAGGCATCGGCAAAACAATATACGTTCCGAAATTCTGCAAGGGGTTCTTGACAGTGTTTCTGTTGGCCACACTGCTGCTTCTAAGGTTGGTCGTAAGGTCATTCTTCCAGCTTCCTTTATAGGTGGTCCGAGGGATATGAGGCGTCGTTACCTAGATGCGATGGCACTCGTACAGAAATATGGAAAACCAGACATTTTTCTTACAATGACGTGTAATCCAGCATGGAAAGAAATTCAGGAAAATTTGAAATACCATGAAAAACCTCAGGATCGGCCAGACCTTCTCGCTAGAGTTTTTAGAGCCAAGTTTGAAATGCTTAAAGCAGAAATTCTGAATAAGCAGATCTTCGGCGAGGTTTCAGCATGTGTTTACGTGATTGAGTTTCAGAAACGCGGCTTTCCTCATGCCCATTTATTATTGATCTTAAAACCTGGTCATAAGCTGCTTAATCCAGAGTCATACGACAAAGTTGTTTGTGCTGAGTTGCCCGACAAAGATAGATATCCTCACTTGTATTCTCTTGTTGTGAAACATATGATCCATGGTCCTTGCGGAGCCATGGATACATCTTGTCCTTGTATGAGAGATGGGACCTGCAAAAATCGCTATCCAAAGAGCTTTTGTTCTCAGACAACTCATGGTGAGGATACCTATCCGTGTTATAGGAGAAGAGATGATGGCAAAAGAGTGAAGGTTCGTAGATTTACTCTTGATAATAGGTGGGTTGTGCCTTACAACCCTTACCTGCTTGCTTTATTTGATTGCCACATCAATGTCGAAATTTGTTCTACTCTTAAGCTCGTGAAGTACTTGTATAAGTATGTTTTCAAAGGAcacgatcaagtgagctttaaGATTATTTCCTGTGCATCAGCGGATGCTATTGATGAAATAAAAGACTTCCAGAAAGGTAGATGGGTTTCACCTCCAGAAGCTTTTTGGCGCATTTATGAATTTAAGCTGAGCGAAATGACCCCTGCAGTTTACACCCTTCAGATTCACCTTCCAGATCAGCAATTCATTTCCTTTGACAAGAACTCTGACTTGCTGCAATTGCTGAGTAAAATTGACTTTTCAAAGACTATGTTAACTCAGTTTTTTCGCATGAACAAAACCAATCCTAGAGCACAGAATCTGAAATGCTTGTACAGAAATTTTCCTGAGCATTTTGTTTGGTCTGGTAAATATAAAGAGTGGACTGAAAGAAAGCGTCGAAAGGTGATTGGTCGCATGGTCACTGTTAGTCCAAAGGAAGGAGAAAGATATTATTTGCGGTTGCTATTAACGCACATTGCTGGCCCGACCTCTTTTGAAGACCTTTTGACTGTTAATGCACAGAAATTAGGTTCTTTTAGAGAAGCTGCTTTAGCTCTTGGCCTTCTACAATCCGATGCTTATATAGAGGAGACACTTCAGGAAGCGATGGCATTTCAAATGCCATCTTCATTGAGGCTGTTGTTTGCCACTCTCCTTGTGTACTGTTCTCCAACAAATCCTAAATCGCTTTGGGAAAAATTTGAACATGACCTTTCTGCTGACTATCATCACCAGCAACCACTCCATGGCTTTTCTTCAGCTGAAATTAGACAGAAAGTTTTGCAAGCTATTAACAGTTCACTTGAACAAATGGGGAAAAACATTACTGATTTTCACTTTGTCTCTGACGATTTTACATGCAATTATACTGAACGATTAACAAAGGAGATTGAAAGTGAGAAAAGCTTAGCAGTGACACCTGAGGATCTGCTTTTGCCTCAGATGCTAAATCCTGAGCAGAAACATGCCTATGATCTAATCCTAGCAGCATGTTTTTCCTTAGAAGGCCAGGCTTTTTTTGTTGATGGCCCCGGCGGCACCGGTAAAACGTTCCTGTATCGGTCGCTTCTCGCGACCTTACGATCACAGAACCATATTGCAATTGCAGTGGCAACATCTGGAATTGCAGCATCAATCCTTCCTGGTGGAAGGACAGCTCACTCAAGATTCAAGATACCACTTGATTTCCAGAAAGGTAAGAGTTGCCAGCTTAGTAAACAAAGTTCTGCTGCAAAACTCATTTCAGAATCTAAGCTTATTTTGTGGGATGAGGCTTCAATGGCTAAACGGGACACAATTGAAGCCTTCGACGAATTGCTGAAGGATTTAATGGACTCAGATTTACCTTTTGGAGGAAAGGTAATAGTTTTTGGAGGAGATTTTCGACAGACTCTTCCTGTGATTGAACAAGCAACTAAACAAGTTCTCGTCCAGTCGACCTTTCCCATGTCTCCTCTGTGGCCTAAACTGCATAAAATCCGACTCGTACAAAATATGCGAGCTATGTTTGATCCTGAATTTTCACGATTCCTTCTAAGAGTAGGAGAAGGAAGAGAACCTATTGATGATGAGGGCGAAATAActttatcatcagatatagttATTCCTTATTACGATAAAGAGAAATCCTTAGACAG GTTACTAGAAAGTGTCTTTCCAGATTTGAACACCTATTCGCAAGATCCTTATAACCTAATAAATAGGTGCATCCTTGCGCCTAAAAATAGCTCAGTTGATGAACTCAATGAAATAATGATTAGGAGATTTCCTGGAAGCCTTCACACTTATATTAGCTCCGACAAGACTGTTGATCAGCGGCACCAAGATGACTACGAAGACTTCCTCAATTCTCAAAATCCTAAAGGTCTTCCTCCTCATAAGTTGCTGTTGAAGGAAAACTGTCCACTGATGCTTCTAAGAAATCTAAATCCAGCTGAAGGCCTTTGCAATGGCACAAGGTTAATATGTAGGGAACTTGGCCAGCACACAATTTCTGCTGAAATTGTTTTTGGCCATCATCGAGGAAAAAGAGTTTTCGTTCCAAGGATACCTCTTCAAACGCCCGACAATGACAAGAATGGGATTCCATTCATAAGAACACAATTTCCTGTCCGCCTTTGCTTCGCTTTAACTATCAATAAATCGCAGGGCCAAACTCTTGACTACGTCGGCATCTATCTACGGGAACCAGTTTTTTCTCATGGCCAGCTGTATGTTGCTCTGTCCAGAGCTAAAACCGCTGCCAAAGTTAAAGTTCTTCTTGTTCCTGGAACATTTGATGACACAAAAGTAGATTGCAAAACTCGAAATGTTGTCTTTGATGAAATTTTTAGATTAGCTCAAGCCTAA
- the LOC113735950 gene encoding replication protein A 70 kDa DNA-binding subunit D-like, which translates to MANLLPMRDIIPHMKNWSCIVTVQEKQQITSSMGTPTRKQKFVFYDSEGSRVEGIIFNDDIPRMSSILQVYKKYKISNAEVRTIPPKFQTSELTVQWVISTKTVIDEIADDDEVMPVKFCYSKFTDLVQYMDDRTKSVDVLGVVISALEKKTVTKNSKQSDVQKFFVTVNSYHEHRSQTVLLSLWDSFLDNEGQEILSKLHSYPVIIARRVKVNNYNGVALGTWFDSAILVDPPVQEARELKNWALRNTKLLKEAAEKKDYIKYNPQLSLKADQKTTWICNITSSQKAQFSFEHIFQKYWYMSCKNCCRATAAAYQVEFTCNSCKEKHPAVPRCRFDVDLIDSTGVIPASIFGELAENLLTFNALEAMQHFNENVALPLEFVHKELSSKTFLLHIKPVQAQLADARQRYTIIYYSEVNAGADSAQLTSEAEDAPPFPSTESDTIQLGAPGESSARSKVCVRLSERFDEPQSTEAEEDENAECSSSKKQRLN; encoded by the exons ATGGCTAACTTGCTGCCAATGCGAGATATCATACCTCACATGAAAAATTGGAGCTGCATCGTCACTGTTCAGGAAAAGCAACAGATCACAAGCTCAATGGGAACGCCAACAAGAAAGCAGAAATTTGTTTTCTACGATTCAGAG GGATCAAGAGTCGAAGGAATCATCTTCAATGATGACATTCCTAGAATGAGCAGCATTTTGCAGGtctataaaaaatataaaatatccaATGCTGAGGTCAGAACCATACCACCAAAGTTCCAGACATCTGAGCTCACCGTTCAATGGGTTATCAGCACCAAGACTGTCATTGACGAAATTGCTGATGATGATGAAGTCATGCCTGTAAAATTCTGCTATTCAAAGTTTACTGACTTAGTTCAATACATGGATGACAGAACTAAATCAGTCG ACGTGCTAGGAGTTGTGATTAGTGCGCTTGAGAAGAAAACTGTTACCaaaaactcaaagcaatcagaTGTTCAGAAATTT TTTGTAACTGTTAACTCTTATCACGAGCACAGATCACAGACGGTGCTCCTGTCTCTATGGGATAGTTTTCTGGATAATGAAGGACAGGAAATATTATCTAAACTTCACAGCTATCCTGTCATCATTGCTCGCAGAGTTAAAGTGAACAACTATAATG GAGTCGCACTtggtacttggtttgattcAGCGATTCTTGTTGATCCACCTGTACAAGAGGCAAGAGAACTCAAGAACTG GGCATTGAGGAACACTAAGTTGCTTAAAGAAGCTGCCGAAAAAAAGGACTATATTAAATATAATCCACAGCTGTCATTAAAAGCAGATCAGAAAACTACCTGGATTTGTAACATAACTTCGTCACAAAAG GCACAGTTCTCTTTTGAGCATATCTTCCAGAAATATTGGTACATGAGCTGTAAGAACTGTTGCCGAGCCACAGCAGCAGCCTATCAAGTTGAGTTTACCTGTAACTCGTGCAAAGAAAAACATCCTGCAGTACCTAG ATGCCGCTTTGATGTTGATTTGATCGATAGCACCGGCGTGATACCAGCTTCAATATTTGGCGAATTAGCAGAGAACTTACTGACGTTTAATGCACTGGAAGCAATGCAACATTTTAATGAG AATGTTGCACTTCCCCTGGAGTTTGTCCACAAGGAGCTCAGTTCAAAGACGTTTCTGCTTCACATCAAACCTGTGCAAGCGCAACTGGCAGACGCAAGGCAGCGCTACACAATTATATACTACTCTGAAGTCAATGCTGGTGCCGATTCTGCGCAGTTAACAAGTGAAGCAGAGGATGCCCCTCCTTTTCCTAGCACAGAATCTGACACTATACAGCTCGGGGCTCCAG GAGAGAGTAGCGCTCGTTCAAAAGTTTGTGTTCGCCTTTCTGAAAGGTTTGATGAACCACAGAGCACTGAAGCTGAGGAAGATGAAAATGCAGAATGCAGCTCTAGCAAAAAACAAAGACTCAATTGA